Proteins encoded together in one uncultured Desulfosarcina sp. window:
- a CDS encoding alpha/beta fold hydrolase, producing MTTIDPSGKSTTSPRFPNCTELNPPFFLKPTGVQTVLASAKFRTMGKNPMVDAAREVILTTTEGVRLLGYVSRQPHPHNKGMAILIHGWEGSSNSTYVRTTGRALYRQGFDVFRLNLRDHGPSHHLNTGLFYAVLLDEVFDALRQICTAEDGKPVFLAGFSLGGNFALRLARKCAREPIKNLKQVVSISPVIDPDKATDRIDNTRLILKYFLKKWRRSLSIKQGLYPDRYDFSSLMDIDNIREMTERLLARYSEYGSARDYFKGYTLLDGDLATIDVPTIIITAKDDPIIPVEDFYHLHTSDATRLLVQPYGGHNGFLEGWRLNGWYEKVMVEAFQRAT from the coding sequence ATGACCACTATAGACCCATCGGGGAAATCGACAACGTCTCCCCGCTTTCCGAACTGCACCGAATTGAATCCGCCGTTTTTTCTCAAGCCGACCGGCGTCCAGACCGTTCTGGCCAGCGCCAAGTTTCGGACCATGGGGAAAAACCCCATGGTCGATGCCGCCCGTGAGGTGATTCTCACCACCACCGAAGGGGTGCGCCTGCTGGGTTATGTCAGCCGACAGCCCCATCCCCACAATAAGGGAATGGCCATTCTCATCCACGGTTGGGAAGGCAGTTCGAACTCGACCTACGTCCGCACCACCGGCCGCGCCCTTTACCGGCAAGGTTTCGACGTCTTCCGGCTGAACTTGCGCGACCACGGCCCCAGCCATCACCTCAACACCGGCCTCTTCTACGCGGTGCTGCTGGACGAAGTCTTCGACGCCCTGCGCCAGATCTGCACTGCAGAGGACGGCAAACCGGTTTTTCTGGCCGGCTTCTCATTGGGCGGCAACTTTGCATTGCGACTTGCCCGCAAATGCGCCCGGGAGCCCATTAAAAACCTGAAGCAGGTGGTCAGCATCAGCCCGGTAATCGATCCGGACAAGGCCACCGACCGCATCGACAACACCCGGCTGATCCTGAAATACTTCCTAAAAAAGTGGCGCCGGTCCCTGTCTATCAAGCAGGGGCTCTATCCGGACCGCTACGATTTTTCCTCCCTGATGGATATCGACAACATTCGCGAAATGACCGAGCGGCTGCTGGCCCGTTACAGCGAGTATGGCAGCGCTCGCGATTATTTCAAAGGCTATACCCTGCTCGACGGCGATCTTGCCACCATCGACGTACCCACCATCATCATCACCGCCAAAGACGACCCCATCATTCCTGTCGAGGATTTCTACCATCTGCACACCAGCGACGCCACCCGTCTGTTGGTCCAGCCCTATGGCGGACACAACGGTTTCCTGGAGGGATGGCGGTTGAACGGGTGGTATGAAAAGGTAATGGTGGAGGCATTTCAACGGGCCACCTGA
- a CDS encoding TIGR00266 family protein, translated as MPVPAPPVPAAAARSGADEIDFKIFGAEMQFVEVELDPGESAVAEAGAMMYKGSDVDMQTVFGDGSAPSGGGGGFMDKLMGAGKRLITGESLFMTVFTHTGQGKAHVAFGAPYPGNIIPVPLPSVNGCLICQKDSFLCAAKGVSIGIHMQKKILTGLFGGEGFIMQKLEGDGMVFVHAGGTVVERQLQSGEVLDVDTGCIVALEQSVHYDIRQAGNIKTALFGGEGLFFATLQGPGKIWLQSLPFSRLAGRMLQAAPQKGGSRGEGSLLGSLGGLLDGDNSF; from the coding sequence GTGCCGGTACCGGCACCGCCGGTTCCCGCCGCCGCAGCCCGATCGGGAGCCGACGAAATCGACTTTAAGATTTTCGGCGCCGAGATGCAGTTTGTGGAAGTGGAACTGGACCCCGGCGAAAGTGCCGTGGCCGAAGCCGGCGCCATGATGTACAAAGGCAGCGACGTTGACATGCAGACCGTTTTCGGTGACGGATCGGCGCCTTCCGGTGGCGGAGGGGGATTCATGGATAAGCTGATGGGCGCCGGCAAACGGCTGATTACCGGTGAAAGCCTCTTTATGACGGTATTCACCCACACGGGACAGGGAAAGGCCCATGTGGCTTTCGGGGCTCCCTATCCGGGCAATATCATTCCCGTGCCCCTGCCCAGCGTCAACGGCTGCCTGATCTGCCAGAAAGACAGCTTCCTGTGTGCGGCCAAGGGCGTTTCCATCGGAATCCACATGCAGAAGAAAATTCTTACTGGTTTGTTCGGCGGCGAGGGCTTCATCATGCAGAAGTTGGAAGGCGACGGCATGGTTTTCGTGCACGCCGGCGGTACCGTCGTGGAACGCCAGCTTCAGTCGGGCGAGGTTCTGGATGTGGATACCGGCTGCATCGTGGCCCTGGAACAGAGCGTGCATTATGACATCCGCCAGGCCGGAAACATCAAGACGGCCCTGTTCGGCGGCGAAGGGCTCTTTTTTGCCACACTCCAAGGTCCGGGCAAGATATGGCTCCAGTCCCTGCCTTTTTCGCGACTGGCCGGTCGCATGCTTCAGGCGGCACCGCAAAAGGGCGGCAGCCGCGGTGAAGGTTCCCTGCTGGGATCCCTCGGCGGACTGCTGGACGGGGACAACAGTTTTTAG
- a CDS encoding tellurite resistance TerB family protein, whose amino-acid sequence MFNPEKLLGGLIRSSTRGRRGGIGSLVSGGVALGALGVAMEAVEHFVNKPKNAGASPLPPGAPPPPPPTPRGPSTAPPPPPMPGKAAAPPPLPSAVQASDDTDAVLLIRAMIAAANADGTIDETERNAILERLRTVDLSPEEQAFVTRELFSPADLDTIVAGVHSPELARQVYTVSLMAIEVDTQEERQYMEALAGRMNLDGQTVEQIERSLELE is encoded by the coding sequence ATGTTTAATCCGGAAAAACTTCTCGGTGGCCTGATTCGCAGCAGTACCCGCGGCAGGCGCGGTGGTATCGGCAGTCTGGTGTCCGGCGGCGTGGCCCTCGGCGCCTTGGGAGTCGCCATGGAGGCGGTTGAGCATTTCGTGAACAAACCCAAAAATGCCGGCGCATCGCCCCTGCCGCCCGGCGCACCCCCACCGCCCCCGCCGACGCCGCGCGGCCCGTCGACAGCGCCTCCGCCGCCTCCCATGCCGGGCAAGGCCGCTGCGCCGCCCCCTTTGCCATCTGCCGTCCAAGCGTCCGACGACACGGACGCGGTGCTTCTGATTCGGGCCATGATCGCCGCCGCCAATGCCGATGGCACCATCGACGAAACGGAGCGCAACGCGATTCTGGAGCGGCTGCGGACCGTCGACCTGTCACCCGAGGAGCAGGCCTTTGTCACCCGGGAATTGTTTTCTCCGGCGGATCTGGACACCATTGTCGCAGGCGTCCATTCACCGGAGCTGGCCCGCCAGGTCTACACCGTTTCGCTGATGGCCATCGAGGTGGATACACAAGAAGAGCGGCAGTACATGGAAGCTTTGGCCGGCAGGATGAATCTTGACGGCCAAACGGTGGAGCAAATCGAGCGAAGTCTGGAACTCGAATAA